The following coding sequences are from one Anguilla rostrata isolate EN2019 chromosome 16, ASM1855537v3, whole genome shotgun sequence window:
- the LOC135242619 gene encoding ovochymase-2, which yields MGFDLDAPARKRAAAVVRSSARPDRGATGALLRPADLGQDAGFLGSKCGLPQVQNLLDRSLRIIGGRGAKYGSHPWLVSLRFRGLHFCGAAILTDRWILSAAHCFSTLSKRSLKNVEVAVGEFDRRAADVGEQAFAVRSVRVHERFHHSAPMSYDLALLELSGRIRFGRYAQPICLPLPGEVFLPGAACTATGWGQTRERGQLPFVPREVRLGLVDRARCKHVIQTVKPGQKTFTVVCAGPENGGRDACQGDSGGPLVCPREGGRWALVGVTSWGKGCGRSWVNNRSKPPWKRGSPGVFTDIRMFLAWIKENLREATQRQRKSSSRLCGASDGLRAGLGGLIRNPEHPGRSYENNEMCLWSINVPPGKSILLQFLEFDLENDTHCSSDQLAVFAGTDRLIGRFCGSRLPSPVRVDSSRVTLRFLSDFSVSGAGFAVKFDAVEPRSARHDSACGAVAVLQSEGVVQSRRYPDLYGSDSDCRWVIHAPSGHIVKLEFDDFDVEPSKECAYDSLAAFGDVEGKDEIAVLCGGGLPPPLLSYERVLALRFTSDGTVSHRGFRATVSFVSERDLRPEEPVGRDQKAYRDVKVDGDGGGQARGSPPPRPGLCGMPHTSGSSAPVQEVGGALSRQVGGAQSRQVGGAQGRVIGGAGAEPRSWPWQASLTLASRRVCGGVLVRASWVLTAAHCLSSLDRTSLSVVVGDHDLTRRDPGEQRRTVRRVVFHPGYNGTSLDYDAALVELDAPLQFGDRVSPVCLPGARQEVPPSHVCSVSSGRGGPTAGRGSGTLWLLGREQCERHYPGRLTRSMLCAGSPPSEGKDSCSGDSGGALVCRSEDSSYFVYGVTSWGPGCGRFRKPGVYTSVPLLRDWILEQLEGDFCEDDRNGFQLRTISQQENWTSSDEDNDFWAESSGVD from the exons ATGGGGTTCGATTTGGACGCGCCGGCGCGGAAGCGCGCGGCCGCTGTGGTTCGATCGTCTGCGCGCCCCGACCGCGGCGCGACCGGAGCGCTGCTACG GCCCGCAGACCTGGGACAGGATGCAGGATTCCTGG GTTCAAAGTGTGGCCTTCCCCAGGTTCAGAACCTCTTGGATCGTTCGCTAAGAATtattggggggcggggggcgaagTATGGGTCCCACCCGTGGCTG GTGTCCCTGAGGTTCAGGGGGCTGCACTTCTGCGGAGCGGCGATCCTCACCGACCGCTGGATCCTGTCTGCCGCCCACTGCTTCTCCACGCTGTCAAA GCGGTCTTTGAAGAACGTGGAGGTCGCGGTCGGGGAGTTCGACCGCCGCGCGGCGGACGTCGGGGAGCAGGCCTTCGCGGTGAGGTCCGTCCGAGTCCACGAAAGATTCCACCACTCCGCCCCGATGAGCTACGACCTCGCGCTCCTGGAGCTGAGCGGACGCATCAGATTCG GTCGGTACGCACAGCCAATATGCCTTCCCCTCCCCGGGGAGGTGTTCCTGCCAGGGGCTGCCTGCACCGCCACCGGTTGGGGGCAGACGAGAGAAC ggggCCAACTGCCTTTCGTCCCCCGTGAGGTGCGGCTGGGCCTGGTGGACCGGGCCAGGTGTAAGCACGTCATCCAGACGGTGAAGCCTGGCCAGAAGACCTTCACCGTCGTCTGCGCCGGGCCGGAGAACGGGGGGAGAGACGCCTGCCAG GGAGACTCTGGCGGGCCTCTGGTCtgccccagggagggagggcgcTGGGCCCTGGTCGGCGTGACGTCGTGGGGGAAGGGCTGCGGCCGTAGCTGGGTCAACAACCGCAGCAAGCCCCCGTGGAAGAGGGGGTCGCCCGGGGTCTTCACCGACATCCGAATGTTCCTGGCCTGGATCAAAGAGAACCTCAGAGAAG CGACACAACGTCAGAGAAAATCATCATCaa GGCTTTGCGGTGCCAGCGATGGGCTCCGCGCCGGTTTGGGGGGTCTCATCCGGAATCCCGAACATCCGGGCCGCAGCTACGAGAACAATGA GATGTGTCTCTGGTCCATAAACGTTCCCCCTGGGAAGAGCATCCTGCTGCAGTTTTTGGAGTTTGACCTGGAGAACGACACCCACTGCAGCAGCGACCAGCTGGCTGTGTTCGCCGGCACGGACAGGCTTATCG GGAGGTTCTGCGGCAGCCGGCTCCCCTCCCCCGTCCGGGTGGACTCCTCCAGGGTCACGCTCCGGTTCCTGTCCGACTTCAGCGTCTCCGGCGCCGGCTTCGCCGTCAAGTTCGACGCGGTGGAGCCGCGTTCCGCGCGGCACG ACTCGGCCTGCGGCGCGGTGGCGGTCCTCCAATCAGAGGGCGTCGTTCAGAGCCGGCGCTACCCCGATCTCTACGGCAGCGACTCCGACTGCCGCTGGGTCATCCACGCCCCCTCCGGCCACATCGTCAAG CTGGAATTCGACGACTTCGACGTGGAGCCGTCGAAGGAGTGCGCGTACGATTCCCTGGCGGCCTTCGGCGACGTGGAGGGGAAGGACGAGATAG CGGTGCTCTGCGGAGGGGgcctgcccccgcccctgctcAGCTACGAGCGCGTGCTGGCGCTGAGGTTCACCTCCGACGGCACAGTGTCCCACCGCGGCTTCCGCGCCACCGTGTCCTTCGTCAGCGAGAGAG ATCTGCGCCCGGAGGAACCGGTCGGACGCGACCAGAAAGCCTACCGCGACGTGAAAGTCGACGGCGACGGCGGTGGCCAGGCCCGCGGCTCCCCTCCCCCGAGGCCTG gtcTGTGTGGAATGCCGCACACGTCTGGCAGCTCAGCTCCGGTCcaggaggtgggcggggctctgagccggcaggtgggcggggcccagAGCcggcaggtgggcggggcccaggGTCGGGTGATTGGCGgtgcgggggcggagcctcgctCCTGGCCGTGGCAGGCGAGCCTGACCCTGGCTTCCCGGCGCGTCTGCGGGGGGGTCCTGGTCCGGGCCTCCTGGGTCCTGACCGCAGCCCACTGCCTGAGCAGCCT AGACAGGACTTCTCTTTCGGTCGTCGTGGGAGACCACGACCTCACCAGGAGGGACCCCGGCGAGCAG AGACGTACGGTGAGGAGGGTCGTGTTTCACCCGGGGTACAACGGCACCTCGCTCGATTATGACGCGGCGCTCGTGGAGCTGGACGCCCCCCTGCAGTTCGGCGACCGCGTCAGCCCCGTCTGCCTGCCCGGCGCCCGACAGGAAGTCCCGCCCTCCCACGTCTGCTCCGTCTCCTCTGGGCGGGGCGGCCCGACAG CCGGACGGGGCAGCGGGACCCTGTGGCTGCTGGGTCGTGAGCAGTGTGAGCGGCACTACCCCGGCAGGCTGACGCGCAGCATGCTCTGCGCGGGATCTCCACCATCGGAGGGGAAGGACTCGTGCTCG GGAGATTCGGGAGGGGCCTTGGTGTGCCGGTCAGAGGACTCCAGTTACTTTGTCTATGGGGTGACCAGCTGGGGCCCCGGCTGTGGAAGGTTCCGGAAACCTGGAGTCTACACCTCGGTGCCGCTCCTCAGGGACTGGATTTTGGAACAGCTGGAGG GTGATTTTTGCGAGGATGACAGAAATGGATTTCAACTAAGAACCATCTCACAGCAGGAAAATTGGACATCCAGCGATGAGGACAATGACTTTTGGGCAGAGTCTTCGGGAGTTGATTAg